Proteins found in one Exiguobacterium sp. 9-2 genomic segment:
- a CDS encoding RelA/SpoT family protein has protein sequence MTNKQIVNVEDLLARCAEYMTQAEVKDIERAYQFAKDEHDGQFRRSGEPYIIHPVQVAGILVDIGLDATTIVAALLHDVVEDTDITLEELSERFGSDVAMLVDGVTKLGKIKYKSKREELAENHRKMFIAMAEDIRVILIKLADRLHNMRTLQHMVKEKQVQKAEETLEIFAPLAHRLGISTIKWELEDISLRYINPQQYYRIVSMMKQKRTEREALVSSVIEEVNEVLDDVQIAAEVDGRPKHIYSIYNKMQNSKKEFSEIYDLMAVRIIVDSIKDCYAVLGIIHTQYKPMPGRFKDYIAMPKPNMYQSLHTTVIGPKGEPLEVQIRTRDMHFIAEYGIAAHWAYKEGKEQEAKSGFEDKIAHFREILELQKDTADAEEFMESVKVDFFSDMLYVFTPKGDVIELPKGSVPIDYAYRIHTEIGHRTIGAKVNGRMVPIDYKLKTGDIIEIVTSKHSYGPSKDWLKICVSSQAKNKIRQWFKRQQREENVSKGRELIEAEVKKLGFEPKEVINEKTLEDVTRKFNFSQEEDMYAAVGYHGLTAAQVAHKLTEKLRKDKESKNLELNEAISEMKTFDRPKKENPEGVRVKGIDNMLVRMSRCCNPVPGDDIVGYITRGRGVSIHRTDCLNVIHEQNPERLLEVEWEHEGKAVKSYNVEIEISGFDRAGLLNDVLQSVSATNTNIVAVSGKGDDSKQAKITMTIAINNVNHLQKVVDRIKQISDVYAVHRVMMT, from the coding sequence ATGACAAATAAACAAATCGTAAATGTAGAAGACCTTCTCGCTCGATGTGCGGAATACATGACGCAAGCTGAAGTCAAAGACATCGAACGTGCTTACCAATTCGCGAAAGACGAACATGATGGACAATTCCGCCGTTCAGGGGAACCGTACATCATTCATCCGGTACAAGTTGCCGGTATCTTAGTCGATATTGGTTTGGATGCAACGACGATCGTCGCTGCGCTTCTTCATGATGTCGTCGAAGATACGGACATTACACTCGAAGAATTATCCGAACGATTCGGATCTGACGTTGCGATGCTCGTCGATGGCGTCACGAAACTCGGGAAAATTAAATATAAATCGAAGCGCGAAGAGTTAGCTGAGAACCATCGGAAGATGTTCATCGCGATGGCGGAAGACATTCGTGTCATCTTGATCAAACTGGCTGACCGTTTGCACAATATGCGGACGTTGCAACATATGGTCAAGGAAAAGCAAGTGCAAAAAGCAGAAGAGACGCTTGAAATCTTCGCGCCACTTGCGCATCGTCTCGGGATTTCGACGATCAAATGGGAACTCGAGGACATCAGTTTGCGCTACATCAATCCGCAACAATACTACCGGATCGTTTCGATGATGAAACAAAAACGGACGGAACGAGAAGCGCTCGTTAGTTCGGTTATTGAAGAGGTCAATGAAGTACTCGATGATGTACAGATTGCAGCGGAAGTCGATGGACGTCCGAAGCATATCTATTCCATTTATAATAAGATGCAAAACTCGAAAAAAGAGTTCAGTGAAATCTATGATTTGATGGCTGTTCGCATCATTGTTGACTCAATCAAAGATTGTTACGCTGTACTCGGAATCATTCATACGCAGTATAAACCGATGCCGGGACGCTTCAAGGATTATATCGCGATGCCGAAGCCGAACATGTATCAATCGCTGCATACGACGGTCATCGGACCGAAAGGCGAGCCGCTCGAGGTCCAAATTCGGACGCGAGACATGCATTTCATTGCCGAGTACGGGATTGCCGCTCACTGGGCGTATAAAGAAGGTAAGGAACAGGAAGCAAAATCTGGATTTGAGGATAAGATTGCTCACTTCCGCGAGATTTTGGAGTTACAGAAGGACACGGCAGATGCCGAGGAATTCATGGAATCGGTCAAAGTCGACTTCTTCAGTGACATGCTGTACGTCTTCACACCAAAAGGTGACGTCATCGAGTTGCCGAAAGGTTCTGTTCCGATTGATTATGCCTACCGAATTCATACGGAAATTGGTCACCGGACGATCGGAGCGAAAGTCAACGGACGGATGGTACCGATCGACTATAAGCTAAAGACAGGTGACATCATCGAAATCGTCACGTCGAAGCATAGTTATGGTCCAAGTAAGGATTGGCTCAAGATTTGTGTGTCGAGTCAGGCGAAAAATAAAATCCGTCAATGGTTCAAACGTCAGCAACGCGAAGAGAACGTCTCAAAAGGACGGGAACTGATCGAAGCAGAAGTGAAGAAGCTTGGCTTTGAGCCGAAAGAAGTCATCAATGAGAAGACGCTCGAAGACGTGACGCGGAAGTTCAACTTCTCGCAAGAAGAAGACATGTACGCTGCTGTTGGCTATCATGGTCTGACTGCTGCCCAAGTCGCGCATAAATTAACGGAAAAATTACGCAAAGACAAAGAATCCAAAAATCTAGAACTGAACGAAGCAATCAGTGAGATGAAGACGTTCGATCGTCCGAAAAAGGAAAATCCGGAAGGGGTTCGGGTCAAAGGCATCGATAACATGCTCGTTCGCATGAGTCGTTGTTGTAATCCGGTTCCAGGGGACGATATCGTCGGATATATCACGCGTGGGCGTGGCGTCTCAATTCACCGGACGGACTGTTTGAACGTCATTCACGAACAAAATCCGGAACGTCTGCTCGAAGTCGAGTGGGAACATGAAGGTAAAGCCGTCAAGAGTTATAACGTCGAAATCGAAATTTCTGGATTTGACCGGGCAGGATTGTTGAATGATGTCTTGCAGTCGGTATCTGCAACGAATACGAACATCGTCGCTGTCAGTGGGAAGGGCGACGACAGTAAACAAGCCAAAATCACGATGACGATTGCGATCAATAATGTCAATCATCTACAAAAAGTCGTCGATCGAATTAAACAAATCTCTGACGTGTATGCTGTACATCGCGTCATGATGACGTAA
- a CDS encoding adenine phosphoribosyltransferase has translation MEFKQHIKEVENWPKEGISFKDITSLMQNGPAYKQSVDALVEYARSKGADVIAGPEARGFVVGCPAAYAMEIGFVPVRKEGKLPRETVRVEYGLEYGKDVLTMHKDAIQPGQRVVILDDLLATGGTIEATIQMIEKLGGTVAGIGFLIELDGLGGREKLEGYDILSLIRYED, from the coding sequence ATGGAGTTCAAACAGCATATAAAAGAGGTCGAGAATTGGCCGAAAGAAGGAATCAGTTTCAAGGACATCACATCACTCATGCAAAACGGACCGGCGTATAAACAATCGGTCGATGCACTCGTTGAGTATGCACGCAGTAAAGGCGCAGATGTCATCGCAGGTCCAGAAGCACGTGGATTCGTCGTTGGTTGCCCAGCAGCTTACGCGATGGAAATCGGATTCGTTCCTGTTCGTAAAGAAGGAAAATTACCGCGCGAGACAGTCCGTGTCGAGTATGGTCTTGAGTACGGAAAAGACGTCTTGACGATGCACAAAGATGCAATCCAACCGGGACAACGCGTCGTCATCCTTGACGATTTGCTTGCGACAGGTGGTACGATTGAAGCAACGATCCAAATGATCGAAAAATTAGGCGGAACAGTTGCCGGAATCGGATTCTTAATTGAACTCGATGGTCTTGGCGGACGTGAGAAACTCGAAGGATATGACATTCTTTCATTGATTCGCTACGAAGACTGA
- the recJ gene encoding single-stranded-DNA-specific exonuclease RecJ, whose product MYHAKKTWLDKVIDPEQIEQLTADGSISPHVAQLLVQRGFTTREAAREFLETDQMAFHDPFAFKDMPKVVERIQRAVNEGEMILIYGDYDVDGVSSAAILWHALIEIGGMAECYIPNRFTEGYGPNEAAFRWAAEEGFSLVITVDCGISGIHEADVLKELGVDLIITDHHEAKETLPDAFALIHPGVDSAYPFSKLAGAGVAFKVAHALLDREPVELLDLAVLGTIADLVPLVGENRLLAIRGIEALNASERPGILALRDVCSLTEDELTEESVGFAFGPRINAAGRLDSAMPALEMLLAESKDEALHLAKQLDQQNKQRQDIVKQIAEEATALVEERFKDDRVLVVDAADWNPGVVGIVASRLVEKYHRPVIMLCHDAEKGTAKGSGRSIPAFDLFAELTKCKDILPHFGGHPAAAGMTLSSDDVETLRQRLNEQASTLPDDAFIATIDVDLRLHISDVSIQLIEDIQRLAPFGMGNPAPRIVIEQAKIRDMKRIGRDLTHVKALLSGDGKELDAIGFGFGDLVDEVSTLSEIHLMGSLNINEWNGFRKPQLMIQDVAVEDVQVFDYRGGKRPLSDLFALPHETTTFVAFTDEMKEKYTERSLNGPIRQNIVFLDLPEEEAAFYPYVQQAERIYCAFKDEGYYFETIPSREDFKQYFQYFAKCPRDELRIGLVRLSKSRKWTKRSINFMHSVFSELDFLVTMEDGLPGVNPNAAKRDLTEAPTYQRHEARQELEQQYIYSSLAQLKERFDTLVEAAKQEEKTWSSNSI is encoded by the coding sequence ATGTACCATGCTAAAAAAACATGGCTTGATAAAGTCATTGATCCAGAACAAATCGAACAATTGACGGCGGATGGCTCGATCTCTCCGCACGTCGCACAACTACTTGTCCAACGGGGGTTCACGACACGTGAAGCAGCCCGTGAATTTCTAGAAACCGATCAAATGGCATTCCACGATCCATTTGCTTTTAAAGACATGCCGAAAGTCGTTGAACGGATTCAACGTGCCGTCAACGAAGGTGAGATGATTTTAATTTACGGTGATTATGACGTCGATGGTGTGAGTTCCGCGGCGATTCTCTGGCACGCCTTGATTGAAATCGGAGGGATGGCAGAGTGTTATATCCCAAACCGATTCACGGAAGGCTATGGACCGAATGAAGCAGCATTTCGCTGGGCAGCGGAAGAAGGGTTTAGTCTCGTCATCACCGTCGACTGTGGGATTTCCGGTATCCACGAAGCAGATGTCCTGAAGGAACTCGGGGTCGATTTAATCATCACCGATCATCACGAAGCAAAAGAAACGTTACCCGATGCCTTTGCCTTGATCCATCCAGGTGTCGATTCGGCGTATCCGTTCTCGAAACTCGCAGGCGCAGGAGTTGCTTTTAAAGTCGCGCATGCTCTCCTTGATCGTGAACCAGTCGAATTACTCGATCTTGCCGTGCTCGGAACGATTGCCGATCTTGTTCCGCTCGTCGGCGAAAACCGCTTACTTGCGATTCGTGGCATCGAAGCACTGAACGCAAGTGAACGTCCAGGTATCCTTGCGTTACGTGACGTCTGCAGTTTAACTGAGGACGAACTAACGGAAGAGTCGGTCGGATTTGCGTTCGGTCCACGGATCAATGCAGCAGGTCGTCTCGATTCTGCGATGCCAGCGCTCGAGATGTTGTTAGCAGAAAGTAAAGATGAAGCACTTCATCTCGCGAAACAGCTCGACCAACAAAATAAGCAACGTCAAGATATCGTCAAGCAGATTGCGGAAGAAGCAACGGCGCTTGTCGAGGAACGCTTCAAGGATGACCGCGTCCTCGTCGTCGATGCGGCAGACTGGAACCCAGGTGTCGTCGGCATCGTCGCCTCGCGACTCGTTGAAAAATATCATCGCCCTGTCATCATGCTGTGTCATGATGCTGAAAAAGGAACAGCCAAAGGTTCTGGGCGATCGATTCCAGCCTTTGACCTCTTCGCTGAGCTGACGAAGTGTAAAGATATCTTGCCACACTTCGGAGGACATCCAGCTGCGGCTGGGATGACTTTATCTTCTGATGACGTTGAGACGTTACGTCAACGCTTGAATGAACAAGCGAGCACGTTACCGGATGACGCGTTCATCGCGACAATCGATGTCGACCTACGTCTACACATCAGTGATGTCTCGATTCAGTTGATTGAAGACATTCAGCGACTGGCACCGTTCGGGATGGGAAACCCCGCGCCACGGATCGTCATTGAGCAGGCGAAGATTCGCGATATGAAACGGATCGGTCGTGATCTGACGCATGTCAAGGCACTCCTATCAGGCGACGGGAAGGAACTCGATGCAATCGGCTTCGGCTTCGGCGACCTCGTCGATGAAGTTTCAACCTTATCGGAGATTCACTTGATGGGCAGTCTGAACATCAATGAATGGAATGGTTTCCGTAAACCACAATTGATGATTCAAGACGTCGCTGTCGAAGATGTTCAAGTGTTTGATTACCGTGGAGGTAAGCGTCCGCTGAGCGATCTATTCGCCTTACCGCACGAGACGACGACATTCGTCGCCTTTACCGATGAGATGAAGGAGAAATACACTGAACGTTCGTTGAATGGTCCGATTCGACAAAACATCGTCTTTCTTGACCTGCCGGAAGAGGAAGCAGCATTTTATCCATATGTGCAACAGGCAGAGCGGATTTATTGTGCCTTTAAGGATGAAGGCTATTATTTCGAGACGATTCCATCGCGTGAGGACTTCAAACAGTACTTCCAGTATTTTGCGAAATGTCCACGGGATGAGCTCCGGATAGGTCTCGTACGTTTGTCAAAATCGCGAAAATGGACGAAACGATCGATTAACTTTATGCATTCGGTATTCTCGGAACTTGATTTTCTTGTTACAATGGAGGACGGGCTGCCGGGTGTGAACCCAAATGCTGCAAAACGAGATCTGACGGAAGCACCGACGTACCAGCGTCATGAAGCGCGTCAAGAGCTCGAGCAACAATACATTTATTCGTCACTCGCTCAGTTGAAAGAGCGTTTTGATACTTTGGTAGAAGCGGCGAAGCAGGAGGAAAAGACATGGAGTTCAAACAGCATATAA
- the yajC gene encoding preprotein translocase subunit YajC, with translation MEGLITFLPMILIFVVFYFLLIRPQNKRQKQVRQMQTELSRGDSIVTIGGLHGVVQKVDDTTVTLKSGNSQLTFNRSAIAEVTKKSTTVMGDETVE, from the coding sequence ATGGAAGGCTTAATCACATTCCTCCCGATGATCTTGATCTTCGTGGTGTTCTATTTCTTGTTGATCCGTCCACAGAACAAACGCCAGAAGCAAGTGCGTCAGATGCAAACGGAACTCTCACGCGGCGATTCGATCGTTACGATCGGTGGTCTTCACGGGGTTGTCCAAAAAGTCGACGACACAACGGTGACATTGAAGTCAGGTAACTCACAATTGACATTCAACCGTAGTGCTATCGCAGAAGTGACAAAAAAATCAACAACTGTCATGGGCGACGAAACGGTCGAATAA
- the tgt gene encoding tRNA guanosine(34) transglycosylase Tgt, whose protein sequence is MTKHAVTYEHIKTCKQSGARLGIVHTPHGSFETPVFMPVGTQATVKTMAPEQIKDMNANIILANTYHLWVRPGHDVIKEAGGLHKFMNWDGAILTDSGGFQVFSLADLRNISEEGVHFRNHLNGDKLFLSPEKAMEIQNALGSDIMMAFDECPPYPASHEYMKASVERTSRWAERCLAAHERPQDQALFGIIQGGEYEDLRRQSAKDLVALDFPGYAVGGLSVGEPKDVMYRALEFTTPLMPEDKPRYLMGVGSPDALIEGAIRGIDMFDCVLPTRIARNGTLMTSQGRLVVRNAKYARDFRPLDEKCDCYACKNYSRSYIHHLIRAQETFGLHLCSTHNLHFLVKLMEGVRQAIREDRLLDFKEEFFEEYGYNLPNAKNF, encoded by the coding sequence ATGACAAAACACGCGGTAACATACGAACATATCAAGACATGTAAACAATCCGGAGCGCGGTTAGGAATCGTCCATACGCCGCACGGTAGTTTTGAGACACCGGTCTTCATGCCGGTCGGAACACAAGCGACGGTCAAGACGATGGCACCAGAACAAATCAAGGATATGAACGCGAACATCATCCTCGCGAACACGTATCACCTATGGGTGCGTCCTGGACACGATGTCATCAAGGAAGCAGGCGGTCTGCATAAATTCATGAACTGGGATGGCGCGATTCTCACGGATTCAGGTGGCTTCCAAGTCTTCTCACTCGCTGATCTCCGGAATATTTCGGAAGAAGGCGTTCATTTCCGTAACCATTTAAACGGTGACAAACTGTTCTTATCACCGGAAAAAGCAATGGAAATCCAAAACGCACTCGGTTCAGACATCATGATGGCGTTTGATGAGTGCCCACCATATCCTGCTTCTCACGAGTACATGAAAGCATCTGTTGAACGGACAAGCCGCTGGGCAGAACGTTGTCTTGCAGCGCACGAACGTCCGCAAGACCAAGCACTGTTCGGAATTATCCAGGGTGGCGAATACGAAGACTTACGTCGCCAAAGTGCAAAAGACCTTGTTGCGCTTGATTTCCCAGGTTATGCGGTCGGTGGTCTCTCGGTTGGTGAACCGAAAGATGTCATGTACCGAGCACTCGAATTCACGACACCACTCATGCCAGAAGATAAACCACGTTATTTAATGGGCGTTGGTTCACCGGATGCATTGATTGAAGGCGCGATTCGCGGAATCGATATGTTCGACTGTGTCTTACCGACACGGATTGCACGAAACGGTACGTTGATGACATCACAAGGACGTCTCGTCGTCCGGAACGCGAAATATGCACGTGATTTCCGTCCGCTCGATGAGAAATGTGATTGCTACGCATGTAAAAATTACTCGCGTTCATACATTCATCACTTGATCCGTGCGCAAGAAACGTTCGGACTTCATCTTTGTTCGACACACAATCTTCACTTCCTCGTCAAGTTGATGGAAGGCGTTCGCCAAGCGATTCGTGAAGATCGTCTACTTGATTTTAAGGAAGAATTTTTCGAAGAATACGGTTACAATTTACCGAACGCAAAGAATTTCTAA